The Flavobacterium sp. 102 genomic interval TGATAGAACGCCTTCGTCTTCAATGTTTTGATTTTCGATATCGGTTGGATTCGTGTTGAGGTAAATTCCGGCTTTGTCCAGAATGTTTTTATAGGTAAAAATCGGTGCGTTGAATCGCAGTGCTAAAGCAATAGCATCTGAAGTTCGGGCATCGATAATTTCCTCTATTTTGTCGCGTTCGCAAATGATACTCGAGTAAAAAACACCATCAACTAATTTGTGAATAATCACTTGTTTGACAACAATATCAAATCGGTCGGCAAAACTTTTGAATAAATCATGGGTTAAAGGTCTAGGCGGTTTGATTTCTTTTTCCAAGGCAATAGCAATGGATTGTGCTTCGAAAGCGCCAATGACAATAGGTAATTTTCTCTCGCCGTCGACTTCATTTAAAATCAGAGCATAGGCTCCGTTTTGTGTTTGACTATAAGAAATTCCTTTTATGGTTAGTTTTACTAAACTCATTATTTTTTAGTATCAAGTATTGAGTACGAAGTGCCCAAACTTTATGTTTACAATTACAAAAATGGCTTCCCGCTTAGCCCTGACAGGAGTGCAAATCCTTTTGAAAAAAGATTGCAACGGATGGCAGGAATATGGTGTGCAAAGTAACAAAAACTTTTCGCTTCTAAAAATGGAAACCACAAAAAAAAAGAGTCGTTGAAAATTTTATATTTCGACGACTCTTGAAATGAATTAATAAAGGTTTATGTGTTTTGAGCTTTGAACTCTTTTAGTTTTTGAGTCAAACGAGGCAAGATGTCGAAAGCATCGCCAACGATTCCGTAATCAGCCACTTTGAAGAAAGGCGCTTCGGCATCGGTGTTGATGACTACTTTTACTTTAGAAGAATTGATTCCGGCAATGTGTTGAATTGCTCCCGAAATTCCCACGGCGATATACAAATTGGTCGCTACCGGTTTTCCGGTTTGCCCAACGTGCTCGCTATGAGGTCTCCAACCTAAATCAGATACTGGTTTCGAACAAGCGGTTGCAGCGCCAAGAACAGCGGCTAAATCTTCAATTAAATTCCAGTTTTCCGGACCTTTTAAACCACGACCTCCGGAAACTACGATGTCAGCATCGGCGATGGTTACTTTTCCGGATGATTTTTCTACGGATTCTACTTTTACGTTGAAATCGGCTTCGTTTAAACTTGGCGCGAAATCTTCTTCGGCAGCTGAAGCCGCGCTTTCTACCAAACCGTAAGAGTTTTTAGCTAAGCTTAATACTTTAACGTCAGTGGATATTTCGGTGATGTTAAACGCTTTGTTTGAGAAAGCATTTCTTTTGACTTGGAAAGGCGAAGTGCTCAAAGGCAATCCAACCACATTAGAAGCAAACCCGGCGTCTAAACCAACGGCTACCAATGGCGCCATGTATAAACTGTCGGTGGTTGATGACAATAAAATTACTTTTGCACCTTCTTTTTGAGCGGCTTGTTTTACTACGTCGGCGTAAGCTTTTGCGTTAAAGTTGGCTAACTTGTCGTTAGATACTTTTAACACTTTGTCTACACCATATTTGGATAAATCGGAAACATTTCCGGCGTTCACTGTTACAGCGGTTACGGTTGTTCCTAATGATTCGGCTACTTTTTTGGCATACGACGCCAATTCAAAGGCAACTTTTTTGAATTTTCCGTCTACTGATTCTGCATATATTAATAATGACATGATTTTTAAGTTTAGAATTCGTAATTCGTAATTTTTAATTCGTAATTAAATTACTTTCGCTTCGTTGTGTAGTGCATTTACCAATCCGTCCAAATCGTCTGCAGCAAATAATTTCACGGCTGATTTTGGTGCCGGTTTTTCAAATTTTACTGCTTTGGTATTAACGTTTGCGCCAATGGGCTCTAAAACTGTCAATACTTTGGTTCTGGCAGTCATGATACCACGCATATTTGGAATTCGAAGGTCTTTTTCTTCTACTAATCCTTTTTGGCCACCAATCACTAAAGGTAAAGTTGCTGCAATGGTTTCTTTTCCACCGTCGATTTCGCGAGCTGCTTTGGCTGCGTTTCCGTCAATTTTCAGTTCGGTGCAAGAGTTTACAAAGTTGTAGTCTAACAAACCGGCTAACATTCCGGGAACCATTCCACCGTTGTAATCCAAAGATTCTTTTCCGCAGATTACCAAATCGTAACCGCCGGTTTTTACCACTTCGGTCAATTGCTTTGCTACAAAAAATCCGTCAGTAGGCGTTGCATTTACACGAATGGCTTCATTGGCACCGATGGCTAATGCTTTTCTTAGAGTTGGTTCAGTATCCGGTCCGCCAACATTGACAACCGTCACATTAGCGCCTTGTTGTTCTTGGAACCAGATGGCTCTGGTTAATCCGAACTCGTCATTGGGATTGATTACGAATTGAACACCATTGGTATCAAATTCAGAATCACCGTTAACGAAGTTGATTTTTGAAGTAGTATCAGGCACATGACTGATGCAAACTAATATTTTCATTGTTGTGTCTATTAAGTGAATTTTTCAAAGCGTAAAAGTATAAAATATATTTCTAATTTTTATATGCATGCATAATATTTTTTCAAATTTCAATCGTTTTCGTAGCTATGGTAAATGAATGGAGGAATGATTGAAAGTATTTTAGTCATGAAAAGCAACCTTTTCATAATTGTAAGTCTATAGAAGTATAACCTTTAAACTTAATCGCCTTATGAAAACAAAAAACTGTTGCCTAGTATTGTTTTTTTCTTTTTTCTTATTCTCTTGTAACGAGGAAGAAACTACTGTAGACCAAGAAAATCAAATCGCTATTTCGCATTATATTCAAAAGAATTACGATTTGTCCGGAAACGTCATAAGAACCATTGAGTATGAATTAGCGGAAAATAAAATAGTGAGTTCGGTATCGACTGTATTAGCAACATCACAAACGGCTAATTCGGTGTATGCTTACTCCAATGGGAAACTCGCATCTATTTCAAATCATACCAATGCCAGCATGACTTCGCAGTCAAATTACCTATACAACTCTTCAGGTGATTTGATTGAAATGAGACAAAATTCCTTTGATGCTTCCAATCAAATTACAACCGTTCAAAAGCATACGTTTACGCATACTGCCGATACTATTTTTTCACAATGGAATCGAAGTACTGATGGAGGCGCAACGTATTCCACTATCGCCAATTTAAAAATAGTGTTGGACCAAAATAATAATCGCACTTTTTTTGAGGATCAAACGATTGCCAATGAAAATATCGATAGGGTTGTGAGTATTTATGATTCGAATAACAATCTTATTAACGAGCAATCTATTAATGTGTTTCCGGACGGAACAACTGCTGTATATCCTACGAATGTGTATACTTACACGAATCAAGTAAATCCGCTTGCCTTAGCCACAGAAGCAACTTATGGGAGAAAAACTTTTATGATGTTATCTCACTTACAGACCAATGCAATCAATAACATTAACGCAAGGAATTGCACTCCAAATAGTATGGAAACGTTTTCTACTGATTTAGGTGATGGAACAATAACTTTCGAAATTGAAAATACACCTTTTAATGTAAATTACACTAAAATCAGCGACTATAAAACCTTCAATTCCGGGAATCTTTTTACACGATTTAGTTTAGAGTACTTTTTTGAATAAATGCTCTATTTTAAATTTACATCGTTTTCGTTAAAAACCGGCACTTTTTTTATCTGAACAAAGTATAAATTCCCGCCAAAAAATATTTTTATCGTTTTTAATTTTTACTTTTGCTTTCCAAAATAGATACAAAGTAATTTTCATATGAGAACTATACAATTTAGAGAAGCGATTGCCGAAGCAATGAGTGAAGAAATGCGTCGCGACGAATCAGTATATTTAATGGGTGAAGAAGTAGCCGAATACAATGGTGCTTACAAAGCTTCTAAAGGAATGTTAGACGAATTCGGGCCAAAAAGAGTAATCGATACACCTATTGCAGAACTTGGCTTTGCCGGAATTGCAGTTGGTTCAGCGATGAACGGCTGTCGTCCGATTGTAGAATACATGACTTTTAACTTCTCGTTAGTTGGAATTGACCAAATCATCAACAACGCAGCTAAAATGCGTCAAATGTCGGCCGGACAATTTCCAATGCCGATGGTATTTCGTGGTCCAACGGCTTCAGCCGGACAATTAGGTGCCACGCACTCACAAGCTTTTGAAAACTGGTTTGCCAACACTCCGGGATTGAAAGTGGTTGTTCCATCAACTGTTTATGATGCTAAAGGTTTGTTGAAAGCCGCCATTCGTGATAATGATCCGGTAATTTTTATGGAATCAGAGCAAATGTATGGTGACAAAGGTGAAGTGCCGGAAGAAGAATACACGATTCCATTAGGAGTAGCCGATATTAAAAGAGAAGGAACAGATGTAACGATTGTTTCTTTTGGTAAAATCATCAAAGAAGCATTTATTGCTGCTGACGAATTAGCCAAAGAAGGCATCTCTTGTGAAATCATCGACTTAAGAACGGTTCGTCCAATGGATTACGATGCGATTATCAATTCGGTTAAAAAAACAAATCGATTGGTAGTATTGGAAGAAGCTTGGCCATTTGCCAGTGTGGCTTCTGAAATTACGTATATGGTTCAGGAAAGAGCGTTCGATTATTTAGATGCGCCAATCCAAAGAATCACAACAGCAGACACACCGGCGCCTTATTCTCCGACCTTGTTAAAAGAATGGTTGCCAAATGCAGAAGATGTTATCAAAGCTGTAAAAAAAGTAACTTACAAATAGATTGTTAGATCTTTAGATTGTCAGAAAAAAATCTAAAATTCTAAGAAGTCTAAAAATCTAATAATCAAAATACTTATATTTGAAACTTCATCCGAATAAAAAGATGAAGTTTTTTTTTGCCAATGAAAAAGATATTTACGCTATTTGTTTTCCTTTTTGCTTTTGCAAATGGTCTTTCTGCTCAAACCAAAGTGAGCGGTATCGTTCTCGACAATACGAACCAGCCGGTTCCTTACGCCAACATTGTTTTTAAAGGCTCTCAAACCGGTGTAGTTTCCAATGAAGATGGAAGATTTTACATCGAATCTCCTGATAATTTCACGGCGATAATAGTTTCATTTGTTGGGTTTCCCGACAAAGAAGTGCCGTTACCCAAATTAGTAAACTATGACTTTAAGGTGATCCTTAAAGAAGGCAATGCTTTGAAAGAAGTCAAAATATTTGCCGGAAAAACTTCCAAAAAGAACAATCCTGCCTTAGATATTTTGCGAAAAATTTGGGAACGCAGAAGAAAAAACGGGTTAAAAATGTTCAAACAATACCAATTCGAAAAATATGAAAAGGTTGAGTTTGATATGAACACCATCGATAGCGCCTTTATGAAAAAGAAAATTTTCAAAGGAATGGAGTTTGTATTCAAAAATATTGATACTTCAAGCGTTACCGGGAAAACCTATTTGCCAATTTTCATCAACGAATCGATTTCAGATTTTTATGGCGATAATGAAACCAAGAAATCCAGAGAAGTTTTAAAAGCCAATAAAAACTCCGGTTTAGGAAATGGCGATGGTGTGAACATGTTTATCAAAGATTTGTACAATGATTTTGATATTTACGACAACTATTTGAATTTCTTCGATAAGAGTTTTACCAGTCCGTTATCGCGGACCGGAATTGACGTTTATAACTATGTTTTGACCGATACGGCTTTCATTGACAACAAATGGTGTTATAATATTGTATTTTATCCCAGACGTAAAAACGAACTGACTTTCAAAGGAGATTTTTGGGTAAATGATTCCACTTTTGCCATCAAAACCATCAATATGGCGGTAACCAAAAGTGCCAATATCAACTGGGTAAAAGATATTTATATCGAACAAGAATTTGAAGTATTGAACGATTCTGTTTTCTTGCCAACGCGAGATTATATGATGTCGGATTTTGCTTTGCGTAAAAAAGAAGAATCTAAAGGAGTTTACGGAAAGCGAACTACATTGTACAGAAACTTCAAATTCGATGAAAAGAAACCGGAGAAATTCTACAAAGAAGAAGTGAATTTTATTGACAATGAAGTGTACAGTAAAACCGATGAATTTTGGGAAGAAAATCGTTTTGAAAGGCTCAACAAAGATGAGGTCGCTATCTATAAAATGATTGATACTCTGAAAACCGTTAAACGTTTCAAACAGATGTACAATCTGGTTTCAATCTTGGGAAGC includes:
- a CDS encoding pyruvate dehydrogenase complex E1 component subunit beta, with translation MRTIQFREAIAEAMSEEMRRDESVYLMGEEVAEYNGAYKASKGMLDEFGPKRVIDTPIAELGFAGIAVGSAMNGCRPIVEYMTFNFSLVGIDQIINNAAKMRQMSAGQFPMPMVFRGPTASAGQLGATHSQAFENWFANTPGLKVVVPSTVYDAKGLLKAAIRDNDPVIFMESEQMYGDKGEVPEEEYTIPLGVADIKREGTDVTIVSFGKIIKEAFIAADELAKEGISCEIIDLRTVRPMDYDAIINSVKKTNRLVVLEEAWPFASVASEITYMVQERAFDYLDAPIQRITTADTPAPYSPTLLKEWLPNAEDVIKAVKKVTYK
- a CDS encoding DUF5686 and carboxypeptidase-like regulatory domain-containing protein, with protein sequence MKKIFTLFVFLFAFANGLSAQTKVSGIVLDNTNQPVPYANIVFKGSQTGVVSNEDGRFYIESPDNFTAIIVSFVGFPDKEVPLPKLVNYDFKVILKEGNALKEVKIFAGKTSKKNNPALDILRKIWERRRKNGLKMFKQYQFEKYEKVEFDMNTIDSAFMKKKIFKGMEFVFKNIDTSSVTGKTYLPIFINESISDFYGDNETKKSREVLKANKNSGLGNGDGVNMFIKDLYNDFDIYDNYLNFFDKSFTSPLSRTGIDVYNYVLTDTAFIDNKWCYNIVFYPRRKNELTFKGDFWVNDSTFAIKTINMAVTKSANINWVKDIYIEQEFEVLNDSVFLPTRDYMMSDFALRKKEESKGVYGKRTTLYRNFKFDEKKPEKFYKEEVNFIDNEVYSKTDEFWEENRFERLNKDEVAIYKMIDTLKTVKRFKQMYNLVSILGSGYIQWGNFDYGPIFSTVGFNEVEGWRLRTGGRTYFGPNDPWRLQGYTAYGFEDNKFKYGLSGKWMVDKKNRIILSGGNRRDVEQIGASLTSTNDVLGRSYASSGLFTTGANGKLTNINLSTLAAEIEPVKNLTFQLGFSYRTLESASDTFSLNYFTDDTFTSTASEVKQSEINLQVEYTPKRKTIGYGVERREVDSPYSRFFINYSQGFKGLIDSDFDYQKVQLYYKQPVIIGPLGRSNFTMELGKTFGQIPLGLMSVVPGNQTYFIIQNTFSNLNFYEFVADEYATFQWEHNFNGKIFSRIPALRKLNLREIVGVRGVYGTVSDENRAINASGLIYKAPEKPYWEYSAGIGNIFKVFRLDFAWRANYRDLPDTDNFTIKGSFGFYF
- a CDS encoding electron transfer flavoprotein subunit alpha/FixB family protein, which gives rise to MSLLIYAESVDGKFKKVAFELASYAKKVAESLGTTVTAVTVNAGNVSDLSKYGVDKVLKVSNDKLANFNAKAYADVVKQAAQKEGAKVILLSSTTDSLYMAPLVAVGLDAGFASNVVGLPLSTSPFQVKRNAFSNKAFNITEISTDVKVLSLAKNSYGLVESAASAAEEDFAPSLNEADFNVKVESVEKSSGKVTIADADIVVSGGRGLKGPENWNLIEDLAAVLGAATACSKPVSDLGWRPHSEHVGQTGKPVATNLYIAVGISGAIQHIAGINSSKVKVVINTDAEAPFFKVADYGIVGDAFDILPRLTQKLKEFKAQNT
- a CDS encoding bifunctional nuclease family protein, whose translation is MSLVKLTIKGISYSQTQNGAYALILNEVDGERKLPIVIGAFEAQSIAIALEKEIKPPRPLTHDLFKSFADRFDIVVKQVIIHKLVDGVFYSSIICERDKIEEIIDARTSDAIALALRFNAPIFTYKNILDKAGIYLNTNPTDIENQNIEDEGVLSTPETFGLDNEGKAGDLYVSMSLSELHEALEKAVQDEDYEKAAKIRDEISKRES
- a CDS encoding electron transfer flavoprotein subunit beta/FixA family protein codes for the protein MKILVCISHVPDTTSKINFVNGDSEFDTNGVQFVINPNDEFGLTRAIWFQEQQGANVTVVNVGGPDTEPTLRKALAIGANEAIRVNATPTDGFFVAKQLTEVVKTGGYDLVICGKESLDYNGGMVPGMLAGLLDYNFVNSCTELKIDGNAAKAAREIDGGKETIAATLPLVIGGQKGLVEEKDLRIPNMRGIMTARTKVLTVLEPIGANVNTKAVKFEKPAPKSAVKLFAADDLDGLVNALHNEAKVI